A genomic stretch from Corynebacterium kutscheri includes:
- a CDS encoding DUF2550 domain-containing protein translates to MMYFFNAIVLILSILALLALWRLATLRSKGTSVILRRLPASGLHRWRHGIFRYRGSDLEYFMVRSLAVKADTVLHRGAVELRGYRDTTAEEASFLSTSRVILFRHEGIDYELAGNNHMEMAFTAWVEAAPDVRMDKMSPKVLRRKFKPSQG, encoded by the coding sequence GCATCCTCGCCTTATTGGCTTTATGGCGTTTGGCGACGTTGCGTTCTAAGGGAACTTCGGTAATCTTGCGTCGACTTCCTGCCTCTGGCCTACATAGGTGGCGTCATGGTATTTTCCGATATCGGGGCAGCGATCTTGAGTATTTTATGGTGCGATCTTTGGCTGTCAAAGCAGACACTGTTTTGCATCGTGGCGCTGTGGAACTACGAGGCTACCGCGATACAACTGCGGAAGAGGCCTCGTTTTTGTCTACCTCACGAGTTATTCTTTTTCGCCACGAGGGAATCGATTATGAATTAGCTGGCAATAATCATATGGAGATGGCATTTACCGCGTGGGTAGAAGCTGCCCCGGATGTCCGTATGGATAAGATGAGTCCGAAAGTTTTGCGTCGTAAATTTAAGCCTTCGCAAGGCTAA
- the nucS gene encoding endonuclease NucS has translation MRLVIARCSVDYIGRLEAHLPLADRLLMVKADGSVSIHADDRAYKPLNWMTPPCTLTEKHMTDDGKTTTLWVVENKKGEKLNITIEAFHSDISYDLGEDPGLIKDGVEAHLQQLLAEHIDTLGEGHQLIRREYPTAIGPVDILCRDKNGTTIAVEIKRRGGIDGVEQLSRYLELLNRDDLLAPVKGVFAAQEIKPQARTLAEDRGIRCVTLDYQSLRGIESDELRLF, from the coding sequence ATGCGTTTAGTCATCGCCCGATGTTCAGTTGATTATATTGGCCGCCTTGAAGCCCACCTCCCGCTTGCTGATCGCCTTTTAATGGTCAAAGCGGATGGTTCGGTATCGATTCATGCTGATGATCGTGCTTATAAACCGTTGAATTGGATGACTCCACCGTGTACCTTGACCGAGAAACACATGACTGACGATGGAAAAACTACCACCTTGTGGGTTGTAGAAAATAAAAAGGGCGAAAAACTTAATATCACCATTGAGGCTTTCCACTCAGATATTTCTTATGATTTAGGCGAAGACCCAGGCCTTATTAAAGACGGTGTAGAAGCACATCTACAGCAGCTGCTAGCCGAGCATATTGATACCCTTGGCGAAGGACACCAACTTATTCGTCGCGAGTACCCAACGGCAATTGGCCCGGTTGATATTTTATGTCGCGATAAAAATGGCACGACGATCGCAGTAGAAATTAAGCGTCGCGGTGGTATTGATGGTGTGGAACAATTAAGCCGCTATTTGGAATTATTAAACCGAGATGATCTCTTAGCACCTGTTAAAGGTGTTTTTGCTGCGCAAGAAATTAAACCACAAGCACGAACACTCGCAGAAGACCGTGGAATTCGTTGTGTGACACTTGATTATCAGTCGTTACGCGGAATTGAATCGGATGAATTGCGCTTATTCTAA